In one window of Dyella thiooxydans DNA:
- the zipA gene encoding cell division protein ZipA, protein MTLEIPLALAWNANVGVPLLIAGLIVLGLVWLFGQPKKEQGRRRPAPEPAAGGHQERREPTMGHTSLADDPFFSSLDRVAQSPEHDLPEQPEQGELDMGLRQELEKLGATLAGERGSEPGQARNTPRPSSQAESIINALRSPGALFGNDAPAPAPQPTVSAAPAPAPVAPPAAEPAPREMPRSDLGRRPPQMPVDRIVTLFVVAREGELFHGPDLVVAAEKAGLEFGDMGIYHRLVDGKRELGPIFSVANMLKPGNFDLGRLESLRTPGLSFFMTLPAPIPALDAWDAMLPTAQRIAELLDGHVLDEERNALGRQRIAHIRDELRGWDRDHEGEEIIFGR, encoded by the coding sequence ATGACGCTCGAGATTCCCCTCGCTCTGGCTTGGAACGCCAACGTCGGTGTTCCGCTGCTCATCGCCGGCCTGATCGTGCTTGGTCTGGTCTGGTTGTTCGGCCAGCCGAAGAAGGAGCAGGGCAGGCGCCGACCGGCTCCCGAGCCGGCCGCCGGGGGCCACCAGGAACGTCGCGAGCCGACCATGGGCCACACGAGCCTGGCCGACGATCCGTTCTTCAGTTCCCTCGATCGGGTGGCGCAGTCTCCGGAGCACGATCTGCCGGAACAGCCGGAGCAGGGCGAGCTGGACATGGGCCTGCGCCAGGAGCTCGAGAAGCTCGGCGCCACGCTCGCCGGTGAGCGCGGGAGCGAGCCGGGGCAGGCCAGGAACACCCCGCGGCCGTCCAGCCAGGCCGAGTCGATCATCAATGCGCTGCGTTCACCCGGCGCGCTGTTCGGCAACGATGCGCCGGCGCCGGCCCCGCAGCCGACGGTATCGGCCGCACCGGCACCTGCACCGGTGGCGCCGCCCGCAGCCGAGCCGGCCCCGCGGGAGATGCCGCGTTCCGATCTCGGACGCCGACCGCCGCAGATGCCGGTGGACCGCATCGTCACGCTGTTCGTGGTGGCCCGCGAGGGTGAGCTGTTCCACGGACCGGACCTGGTGGTGGCGGCGGAGAAGGCCGGCCTCGAGTTCGGCGACATGGGCATCTACCACCGCCTGGTCGACGGCAAGCGCGAGCTCGGCCCGATCTTCAGCGTGGCCAACATGCTCAAGCCCGGCAACTTCGACCTGGGACGGCTGGAATCGCTGCGCACGCCCGGTCTGAGCTTCTTCATGACGCTGCCGGCGCCGATTCCCGCGCTGGACGCGTGGGACGCCATGCTGCCCACCGCCCAGCGCATCGCCGAACTGCTCGACGGCCACGTGCTCGACGAGGAGCGCAACGCGCTGGGCCGCCAGCGCATCGCCCACATCCGCGACGAACTGCGCGGCTGGGACCGCGACCACGAGGGCGAAGAGATCATCTTCGGCCGCTGA
- a CDS encoding zonular occludens toxin domain-containing protein: MITLISGQPGHGKTLRAIELALEHKAKGRAVYVHGVRGIDYAAAGFFPLDDPKDWQNLPDGAVVVVDECYSAFPRRMPGAKVPAYVEALATHRHRAFDFILICQQAKQQVDGFVLGLVEWHEHVRRKMGVKAAIILCWDKFSENTNNSQIKKPWKYPAEVMKRNLYESTVMDTTKIRVPWFVWALPLTVALLGFLLWRVWAFFTPEKPKPARKPQAAVTAKAEPSKGLSLSSGTSTRPDDLVAYFKPRIEGQPWTAPAYDSRPVVADPEVYCIAVDDGRCSCMTEQGTRYEMDKKICRSIAANGVYNPYRRPASAPQQGQQASQANQPQQAPQDATGGAGASGGSTGWPGGVGAQSYTAPGEPGSWKADAFSGPGGRG, translated from the coding sequence ATGATTACCCTGATCTCTGGCCAGCCCGGCCACGGCAAGACGCTGCGCGCTATCGAGCTCGCGCTGGAACACAAGGCCAAGGGCAGGGCGGTCTACGTGCACGGCGTGCGCGGGATCGACTACGCGGCGGCCGGTTTCTTCCCGCTCGACGATCCCAAGGACTGGCAGAACCTGCCGGATGGTGCGGTGGTGGTTGTGGACGAGTGCTATTCGGCGTTTCCGCGTCGCATGCCCGGGGCCAAGGTGCCGGCATACGTCGAGGCGCTGGCCACGCACCGCCATCGCGCCTTCGACTTCATCCTGATCTGCCAGCAGGCCAAACAGCAGGTGGACGGCTTCGTGTTGGGCCTGGTCGAGTGGCACGAGCACGTGCGCCGAAAGATGGGCGTCAAGGCCGCGATCATCCTGTGCTGGGACAAGTTCTCGGAGAACACCAACAACAGCCAGATCAAGAAGCCGTGGAAGTACCCGGCCGAAGTGATGAAGCGGAACCTGTACGAGTCCACGGTGATGGACACGACAAAGATCCGCGTGCCGTGGTTCGTCTGGGCGTTGCCGCTGACGGTGGCCCTGCTGGGCTTTCTGCTGTGGCGCGTGTGGGCGTTCTTCACCCCGGAGAAGCCCAAGCCCGCCCGGAAGCCGCAGGCGGCCGTGACGGCGAAAGCGGAGCCGAGCAAAGGGCTATCGCTGAGCAGCGGCACCAGCACGCGACCGGACGACCTGGTCGCCTACTTCAAGCCGCGGATTGAGGGGCAGCCGTGGACCGCCCCGGCCTACGACAGCCGTCCGGTGGTGGCCGACCCGGAGGTCTACTGCATCGCGGTCGACGATGGCCGGTGCAGCTGCATGACGGAGCAGGGCACGCGCTACGAGATGGACAAGAAGATCTGTCGATCGATCGCGGCGAACGGGGTCTACAACCCGTACAGGCGGCCGGCCAGCGCACCCCAGCAGGGGCAGCAGGCTAGCCAAGCGAATCAGCCGCAGCAGGCGCCGCAGGACGCTACAGGCGGGGCCGGCGCATCCGGTGGGTCAACGGGCTGGCCGGGTGGGGTCGGAGCGCAGTCCTACACGGCACCAGGTGAGCCGGGCTCGTGGAAGGCGGATGCGTTCAGTGGTCCGGGTGGGCGCGGTTGA
- a CDS encoding DUF2523 family protein produces the protein MPAVLAALGRMLTWLVSTYIGQWILKALLALGVGLVIHQIALPDLIAYVRSKSYGMGQFLFDSFGALGGDVGFTMILSATVSVATGRVLLKALAK, from the coding sequence ATGCCTGCCGTTCTCGCCGCGCTCGGGCGCATGCTGACGTGGCTGGTCTCCACGTATATCGGCCAATGGATCCTCAAGGCGCTGCTGGCCCTGGGCGTTGGCCTCGTGATCCACCAGATCGCGCTACCCGACCTGATCGCCTACGTGCGCAGCAAGAGCTACGGCATGGGGCAATTCCTGTTCGACTCCTTCGGCGCGCTCGGCGGCGATGTGGGTTTCACCATGATCCTGTCAGCCACGGTGTCGGTGGCGACGGGGCGCGTACTGCTGAAGGCGCTCGCGAAATGA
- a CDS encoding major capsid protein, with translation MNLKQKIVGAAGAVSSVLMTGVVMAQTSGGAADLTAAVTGELSDGKAQLYVIGGAVLTLVAVVALIRHMRRAAN, from the coding sequence ATGAACCTCAAGCAGAAGATCGTCGGCGCTGCCGGCGCGGTGTCCTCGGTCCTGATGACCGGTGTGGTGATGGCCCAGACCTCGGGCGGCGCGGCCGACCTGACCGCGGCCGTGACCGGCGAGCTGAGCGACGGCAAGGCGCAGCTGTACGTGATCGGCGGTGCGGTGCTGACCCTGGTCGCCGTGGTCGCGCTGATCCGCCACATGCGTCGCGCCGCGAACTGA
- a CDS encoding rolling circle replication-associated protein, with amino-acid sequence MIGTAELARADSHPRCMKAWGTLGRLPTFTPAPCLTPPAEPRTLAPLHSAYDGQTIRAKVRAARVYAHQQSALDAPFSAIRHSQWEAGQVETTQAPARASASAGGLGLVSNATSGTQADSVASGPVREKLKINRAAQRIKRMRTAVGHAARLLHFDAHSELSAQRWNKKFLTLTYRDRDGWRPGHFSKFRDALRQWCKRRKVKCRFVWVAELQERGAIHYHVVVWLPKGKFLPFADAKGWWPHGATNIKTAQSPISYIAKYASKTTADSVHGYPRGARMHGAGGLDPESRRHIRYWQAPFWVRDALSGRADIRKVQGGYMNKFTGEFLPSPWRVCIGPDGEPWAYRVDQTETIQ; translated from the coding sequence ATGATCGGCACGGCTGAACTAGCTCGCGCCGACTCGCACCCGCGCTGCATGAAGGCGTGGGGCACGCTCGGACGCCTGCCCACGTTCACCCCGGCGCCGTGCCTGACGCCGCCGGCTGAGCCGCGCACGCTGGCACCGCTGCACAGCGCCTACGACGGCCAGACGATCCGCGCCAAGGTGCGCGCTGCACGCGTCTACGCACACCAGCAATCGGCGCTCGACGCGCCTTTCTCGGCGATCCGTCATAGCCAGTGGGAAGCCGGCCAGGTCGAGACGACACAGGCCCCCGCGCGAGCGTCAGCGAGCGCGGGGGGCCTGGGGCTTGTCTCTAATGCAACAAGTGGGACGCAGGCCGACTCCGTTGCATCGGGGCCCGTCCGCGAGAAGCTGAAAATCAACCGGGCCGCCCAGCGCATCAAGCGCATGCGGACGGCGGTCGGCCATGCGGCCCGCCTGCTGCACTTCGACGCGCACAGCGAGCTTTCCGCGCAGCGCTGGAACAAAAAATTCCTCACCCTGACGTACCGCGACCGCGACGGCTGGCGCCCGGGGCACTTCTCCAAGTTCCGCGATGCGCTGCGGCAGTGGTGCAAGCGCCGCAAGGTCAAATGCCGCTTCGTGTGGGTGGCCGAGCTCCAGGAGCGCGGCGCGATCCATTACCACGTCGTCGTGTGGCTGCCGAAAGGCAAGTTCCTGCCGTTCGCGGACGCCAAGGGCTGGTGGCCGCACGGCGCGACGAACATTAAGACCGCGCAGTCGCCTATCTCCTACATCGCCAAGTACGCCAGCAAGACCACGGCGGACTCCGTGCACGGCTATCCGCGCGGTGCGCGCATGCACGGCGCTGGCGGCCTCGATCCCGAATCGCGCCGGCACATCCGCTACTGGCAGGCGCCGTTCTGGGTGCGTGACGCGCTCTCGGGCCGGGCGGATATCCGCAAGGTGCAGGGCGGCTACATGAACAAATTCACGGGCGAATTCCTCCCCTCGCCCTGGCGTGTGTGCATTGGCCCGGATGGGGAGCCGTGGGCCTATCGAGTCGATCAAACGGAGACGATCCAATGA
- a CDS encoding DUF3693 domain-containing protein, translated as MSHTIDLLDKYKKACAITSDNACAASLGVSRQAVSKWRHGENHPDADSVEAMCVATGEPVARWLHLIEAERARTPAARKVWLRLAQAAAIVTLAVGLSPRPAAAHFAGISSSDNSGHVYIM; from the coding sequence ATGAGCCACACGATTGATCTGCTCGACAAGTACAAGAAGGCTTGCGCGATCACTTCGGATAACGCGTGCGCTGCGTCGCTAGGCGTGTCCCGCCAGGCCGTCAGCAAATGGCGTCACGGCGAGAACCATCCGGACGCGGATAGCGTTGAAGCCATGTGTGTGGCCACCGGTGAGCCGGTGGCGCGATGGCTCCACCTGATCGAGGCGGAACGTGCACGCACGCCAGCGGCTCGGAAAGTGTGGCTGCGGTTGGCTCAGGCGGCAGCGATTGTGACGCTCGCAGTGGGCCTATCGCCCCGCCCTGCTGCCGCTCATTTCGCCGGAATTTCGTCGTCCGATAATTCGGGCCACGTGTATATTATGTAA
- a CDS encoding IS256 family transposase has translation MSPRKHEVPDELLSSLLANYKKPEDLIGENGLLKQLTKLLVEKALDAEMTEHLGHDKHEPVANPAGNTRNGRSRKTLKGEFGELPIEIPRDRHGSFEPKLIPKHQTRWSGFDDKILSLYARGMTVREIQAHLEEMYGTEVSPSLISSVTDAVIDEVKAWQGRPLDPVYPIVYLDCIHVKVREGAVRVKAVYLAIGITMAGEKEVLGLWLAQTEGAKFWLQVVTELRNRGVQDIFIACVDGLKGFPEAIETVFPHTTVQLCLVHMVRHSLNYVSWKRRPEVAADLKRIYTCATAEEAEQRLAEFEARWDKEYLPIGQSWRRNWPRLIPFFDYPPEIRKVIYTTNAIESVNMSLRKLTKHRGAFPSDEALVKLFYLALRNISKKWTLPIRDWKAALNRFTIQFEERLPQL, from the coding sequence ATGAGTCCACGCAAACACGAGGTGCCCGACGAGCTGCTTAGCAGCCTGTTGGCGAACTACAAGAAGCCCGAAGACCTGATCGGCGAGAACGGCCTGCTCAAGCAGCTGACCAAGCTGCTGGTCGAGAAGGCGCTGGATGCGGAGATGACCGAGCACCTCGGTCACGATAAGCACGAGCCGGTGGCCAACCCGGCCGGCAACACCCGCAACGGCCGCAGCCGCAAGACGCTCAAGGGCGAGTTCGGCGAGCTGCCGATCGAGATCCCGCGCGACCGGCACGGCAGCTTCGAGCCGAAGCTGATTCCCAAGCACCAGACTCGCTGGAGCGGCTTCGACGACAAGATCCTGTCGCTCTACGCCCGCGGCATGACGGTGCGCGAGATCCAGGCGCACCTGGAAGAGATGTATGGCACGGAGGTCTCGCCGAGCCTGATCTCCTCGGTCACCGATGCAGTGATCGACGAGGTGAAGGCCTGGCAAGGCCGGCCGCTCGATCCGGTGTATCCGATCGTCTACCTGGACTGCATCCATGTGAAGGTGCGCGAGGGCGCGGTGCGGGTGAAGGCGGTCTACCTGGCCATTGGCATCACCATGGCCGGCGAGAAGGAGGTCCTTGGGCTGTGGCTGGCGCAGACCGAGGGCGCCAAGTTCTGGCTGCAGGTGGTGACCGAGCTGCGCAACCGCGGGGTGCAGGACATCTTCATCGCCTGCGTCGACGGCCTGAAGGGTTTCCCCGAAGCGATCGAGACCGTATTCCCGCACACGACGGTGCAGTTGTGCCTCGTACACATGGTGCGGCACAGCCTGAACTACGTGTCGTGGAAGCGACGGCCGGAGGTGGCCGCCGACCTCAAGCGCATCTACACCTGTGCCACCGCCGAGGAGGCCGAGCAGCGGCTCGCCGAGTTCGAGGCCCGCTGGGACAAGGAATACCTGCCGATCGGGCAGTCCTGGCGACGCAACTGGCCGCGCCTGATCCCGTTCTTCGACTACCCGCCAGAGATCCGCAAGGTGATCTACACGACCAACGCCATCGAGTCGGTGAACATGAGCCTGCGCAAGCTGACCAAGCACCGCGGGGCCTTCCCGAGCGACGAGGCACTGGTGAAGCTGTTCTATCTGGCCCTGCGCAACATCAGCAAGAAATGGACGCTGCCGATCCGTGATTGGAAGGCCGCGCTCAACCGCTTTACGATCCAGTTCGAGGAACGACTCCCTCAGCTGTAA
- a CDS encoding pyridoxal phosphate-dependent decarboxylase family protein, whose product MNASPLPANEPRDHTLDACFLGPYGENDALLEKLLVEFLRDHVYWRRNFHPEDPPAIGTAAARHPDYLAFESRMRRELHLLSAQLKKSVPFHSPRYIGHMASDLLLPGLAAQMLTLPYNPNNVSEDAAPVTVDMEVQAGLQLARMLGYPHDPAQPACAFGHLTSGGTLANYQALRLALALKAFPVALRAAQVPDLELPGDDWTAFNLPQAEGIALLETWQGWLAAQAPVERRRWIARVERERIEQRGLVDFFATHPGLHVPKVLVPITAHYSWSKGAKLLGLGRDQLELVPTTGMRLDADALRDTLARFARERQSVLMAVAVLGGTEYGTIDPIDAVLAAREESRRAGLDFAVHVDAAWGGYLATLFRREDGSLRNREEVAADYVAFPSPAVHAAFAALGDTDSITVDPHKLGYLPYGSGAFVCRDHRAMALLAERADYVFHGEATGDYLTRYRSLGQYIPEGSKSGAAAAAVYVMHKVLPLDHTQFGRLPRATVRAAEAFCAGASRLALELAGCARVLVPFAPDSNLVCLALNPTGNTRVDSANTFLRALHDELRIDPTHPLQLKEFFGSVTSLRPDLLGPAETARILDALGLDPVTLGDDGADRLLILRHTLMNPYLIDRENGISYIERYFDFLAQRVRVLARGASGHPSAATGG is encoded by the coding sequence ATGAATGCTTCGCCCCTCCCCGCGAACGAACCGCGCGACCACACGCTGGATGCCTGCTTCCTCGGCCCCTATGGCGAGAACGACGCCCTGCTGGAAAAGCTGCTGGTGGAGTTTCTGCGCGACCATGTGTACTGGCGACGCAACTTCCATCCGGAGGATCCGCCGGCCATCGGCACCGCCGCCGCGCGGCATCCCGACTACCTCGCCTTCGAGTCGCGCATGCGGCGCGAGCTGCACCTGCTCTCCGCGCAGCTGAAGAAATCGGTGCCGTTCCATAGCCCGCGCTACATCGGCCACATGGCCAGCGACCTGCTGCTGCCCGGGCTTGCCGCGCAGATGCTCACCCTGCCCTACAACCCCAACAACGTCAGCGAGGATGCCGCGCCGGTCACCGTCGACATGGAGGTGCAGGCCGGCCTGCAGCTGGCGCGCATGCTGGGCTATCCGCACGACCCCGCGCAGCCGGCTTGCGCCTTCGGCCACCTCACCTCCGGTGGCACGCTGGCCAATTACCAGGCGCTGCGTCTCGCGCTGGCGCTCAAGGCCTTCCCGGTGGCCCTGCGCGCGGCGCAGGTGCCCGATCTCGAGCTGCCCGGGGACGACTGGACCGCGTTCAACCTGCCGCAGGCCGAGGGCATCGCCCTGCTGGAGACTTGGCAAGGCTGGCTGGCCGCGCAAGCACCCGTCGAGCGCAGGCGCTGGATCGCGCGGGTGGAACGCGAGCGCATCGAGCAACGCGGCCTGGTGGATTTCTTCGCCACGCACCCCGGTCTCCATGTCCCCAAGGTGCTGGTGCCGATCACCGCCCACTACTCGTGGAGCAAGGGAGCGAAACTGCTGGGGCTGGGCCGTGACCAGCTCGAACTCGTGCCCACCACCGGCATGCGGCTGGATGCCGACGCGCTGCGCGACACCCTGGCCCGCTTTGCCCGCGAGCGGCAGAGCGTGTTGATGGCGGTGGCGGTGCTGGGTGGTACCGAGTACGGCACCATCGACCCGATCGACGCCGTGCTCGCCGCGCGCGAGGAGAGCCGCCGTGCCGGGCTGGATTTCGCCGTGCACGTGGACGCCGCCTGGGGCGGTTACCTCGCCACCCTGTTCCGCCGTGAGGACGGCTCGCTGCGCAACCGCGAGGAAGTGGCGGCCGACTACGTGGCCTTCCCTTCGCCCGCCGTGCACGCCGCCTTCGCCGCGCTGGGCGATACCGACTCCATCACGGTCGACCCGCACAAGCTCGGCTACCTGCCCTACGGCAGCGGTGCCTTCGTCTGCCGCGACCACCGCGCGATGGCGCTTCTGGCCGAGCGCGCCGACTACGTATTCCACGGCGAGGCGACCGGCGACTACCTCACGCGCTATCGCAGCCTGGGCCAGTACATCCCGGAGGGCTCCAAATCCGGCGCCGCGGCCGCCGCGGTGTACGTCATGCACAAGGTGCTGCCGCTCGACCACACCCAGTTCGGCCGCCTGCCGCGCGCCACGGTACGCGCCGCCGAGGCCTTCTGCGCTGGCGCCAGTCGGCTGGCACTGGAGCTGGCCGGCTGCGCCCGCGTACTGGTGCCGTTCGCACCCGACAGCAACCTGGTGTGCCTGGCCCTGAATCCGACAGGCAACACGCGCGTGGACAGCGCCAACACCTTTCTGCGCGCACTACACGACGAACTGCGCATCGACCCGACGCATCCCCTGCAACTCAAGGAGTTCTTCGGCTCGGTGACCAGCCTGCGCCCGGATCTGCTGGGACCGGCGGAGACCGCACGCATCCTCGACGCGCTCGGGCTCGATCCCGTCACGCTGGGCGACGACGGAGCCGACCGCCTGCTGATCCTGCGCCACACCCTGATGAACCCCTACCTGATCGACCGCGAAAACGGCATCAGCTACATCGAGCGCTATTTCGACTTCCTCGCCCAGCGCGTGCGTGTGCTGGCCAGGGGAGCGTCGGGGCATCCGAGCGCAGCGACCGGCGGCTAA